One part of the Streptomyces nigra genome encodes these proteins:
- the groES gene encoding co-chaperone GroES, with amino-acid sequence MTTTSSKVAIKPLEDRIVVQPLDAEQTTASGLVIPDTAKEKPQEGVILAVGPGRFENGERLPLDVKVGDIVLYSKYGGTEVKYNGEEYLVLSSRDVLAVIEK; translated from the coding sequence GTGACGACCACCAGCTCCAAGGTTGCCATCAAGCCGCTTGAGGACCGCATCGTGGTCCAGCCGCTCGACGCCGAGCAGACCACCGCCTCTGGCCTGGTCATCCCGGACACCGCGAAGGAGAAGCCCCAGGAGGGCGTCATCCTCGCCGTCGGTCCGGGCCGCTTCGAGAACGGCGAGCGTCTTCCGCTCGACGTGAAGGTCGGCGACATCGTGCTGTACAGCAAGTACGGCGGCACCGAGGTGAAGTACAACGGCGAGGAGTACCTCGTCCTCTCGTCCCGCGACGTGCTCGCGGTCATCGAGAAGTAA
- a CDS encoding THUMP-like domain-containing protein, with the protein MEPDPDRHPHPDRDDSAAVERTIHRLADNDPVNDHLDAFTALLAPEGRALLDAARDTDPADELAVATRLRREHPAELVSAALGQARLRQRAAAKFGTEDAGRMYFTPNGVEQSTRASVAAYRAARMRELGIGSVADLCCGIGGDAIALARAGIRVLAVDRDPLTVAAARANMTALGLAGLVEVREADVTEVGTAGFDAVFVDPARRGGRGRIFDPEAYSPPLSWAVETARTTPHAALKVAPGIPHEAVPGDAEAEWISDGGDVKEAVLWFGTAPGAIRATLLPGPRSLLSRGLPDPEVRPVGRYLYEPDGAVIRAHLVAEVAESLDGGLVDATIAYVTADTLRPTPYATAYEITDQLPFNVKKLKALLRERGVGTLTVKKRGSAVEPEELRRKVKPQGPNAATVFLTRVAGAPTMLVGHPA; encoded by the coding sequence ATGGAGCCGGATCCTGACAGGCACCCGCACCCGGACCGGGACGACAGCGCCGCCGTGGAGCGGACCATCCACCGACTGGCCGACAATGACCCGGTGAACGACCACCTCGACGCCTTCACCGCCCTGCTCGCCCCCGAGGGCCGCGCCCTCCTCGACGCCGCGCGCGACACCGACCCCGCCGACGAACTCGCCGTCGCCACCAGGCTGCGCCGCGAGCACCCGGCCGAGCTGGTCTCCGCGGCCCTCGGACAGGCGCGGCTGCGGCAGCGCGCGGCGGCGAAGTTCGGCACCGAGGACGCGGGACGGATGTACTTCACGCCGAACGGCGTCGAGCAGTCGACGCGGGCGAGCGTGGCGGCGTACCGGGCGGCCCGGATGCGGGAGCTGGGCATCGGCTCGGTCGCCGACCTGTGCTGCGGCATCGGCGGCGACGCGATCGCGCTCGCGCGGGCCGGCATCCGGGTGCTGGCGGTCGACCGGGACCCGCTGACGGTGGCGGCGGCCCGGGCCAACATGACGGCGCTCGGGCTCGCCGGCCTCGTCGAGGTGCGCGAGGCGGATGTCACCGAGGTCGGCACCGCCGGATTCGACGCCGTGTTCGTCGACCCGGCCAGGCGCGGCGGACGCGGCCGCATCTTCGACCCCGAGGCGTACTCGCCGCCCCTGTCCTGGGCCGTGGAGACGGCGCGGACCACGCCCCACGCCGCCCTGAAGGTGGCGCCGGGCATCCCGCACGAGGCGGTCCCCGGCGACGCCGAGGCCGAGTGGATCTCGGACGGCGGGGATGTGAAGGAGGCGGTGCTGTGGTTCGGGACGGCCCCCGGCGCGATCCGGGCCACCCTGCTGCCGGGCCCGCGCTCCCTGCTCTCCCGCGGCCTGCCCGACCCCGAGGTGCGGCCCGTCGGCCGCTACCTGTACGAGCCGGACGGTGCCGTCATCCGGGCCCATCTGGTCGCCGAGGTCGCCGAGTCACTGGATGGCGGGCTGGTCGACGCGACGATCGCCTACGTCACGGCGGACACACTGCGTCCCACGCCGTACGCGACCGCGTACGAGATCACCGACCAGCTGCCGTTCAACGTGAAGAAGCTCAAGGCGCTGCTGCGGGAGCGCGGGGTGGGCACGCTGACCGTGAAGAAGCGCGGGTCGGCGGTCGAGCCGGAGGAACTGCGCCGCAAGGTCAAACCGCAGGGCCCGAACGCCGCCACCGTCTTTCTGACCCGGGTGGCGGGCGCCCCGACGATGCTCGTGGGGCACCCCGCCTAG
- a CDS encoding RNA polymerase sigma factor: METVFRLEFARVVAAVTRIVRDVGIAEELAQDALVAALEQWPRDGVPDRPGAWLTAAARHRAVDLVRRRENYARKLREIGRDLEDVPPPPEPADPDAIDDDLLRLVFTTCHPVLSPEARTALTLRLVGGLTTAEIARAHLVPEATVAQRVVRAKRTLARRNVPFEVPYGPDREARLGSVLDVIYLIFNEGYAASAGDDWLRPALCEDALRLARQLAALMPKEPEVHGLASLLEFQASRTAARTAPDGTPVLLRDQDRRRWNRMLVARGVDALDLASATATGAPGPYALQAAIAACHAHAYTYEETDWRTISTLYRLLAAQSPSPVVELNRAVAVSMAEGPGPALEIVDSLADEPALRDYHLLPSVRGDLLLRLGRTAQARAAFERAAALTRNEQERELLLRRAADATP, translated from the coding sequence ATCGAGACCGTCTTCCGGCTGGAGTTCGCCCGGGTCGTCGCCGCCGTCACCCGGATCGTCCGGGACGTCGGCATCGCCGAGGAACTGGCCCAGGACGCCCTCGTCGCCGCGCTGGAACAGTGGCCGCGCGACGGTGTGCCCGACCGGCCGGGCGCCTGGCTCACCGCCGCCGCCCGGCACCGTGCCGTCGACCTGGTCCGCCGCCGGGAGAACTACGCCCGCAAGCTCCGGGAGATCGGCCGGGACCTGGAGGACGTGCCACCGCCGCCGGAGCCCGCCGACCCCGACGCCATCGACGACGACCTGCTGCGGCTCGTCTTCACCACCTGCCACCCCGTGCTCTCCCCGGAGGCCCGCACCGCCCTCACCCTGCGGCTGGTCGGCGGTCTGACCACGGCCGAGATCGCCCGCGCCCACCTCGTCCCCGAGGCCACGGTCGCCCAGCGCGTGGTCCGCGCCAAGCGCACCCTGGCCCGCCGGAACGTGCCCTTCGAGGTGCCGTACGGACCCGACCGCGAGGCCCGGCTCGGCTCGGTCCTCGACGTCATCTACCTGATCTTCAACGAGGGGTACGCCGCCAGCGCGGGCGACGACTGGCTGCGCCCCGCGCTGTGCGAGGACGCGCTGCGGCTGGCCCGCCAGCTGGCCGCGCTGATGCCGAAGGAGCCCGAGGTGCACGGGCTCGCCTCGCTGCTGGAGTTCCAGGCGTCCCGCACGGCCGCCCGCACCGCCCCCGACGGCACGCCCGTCCTGCTGCGCGACCAGGACCGGCGCCGCTGGAACCGCATGCTCGTCGCCCGGGGCGTCGACGCCCTGGACCTGGCGAGCGCGACGGCCACGGGCGCCCCCGGGCCGTACGCCCTCCAGGCCGCCATCGCCGCCTGCCACGCGCACGCGTACACCTACGAGGAGACCGACTGGCGGACCATCAGCACCCTCTACCGGCTGCTCGCCGCCCAGTCGCCGTCACCGGTGGTGGAGCTGAACCGTGCGGTGGCCGTGTCGATGGCCGAGGGCCCAGGACCCGCCCTGGAGATCGTCGACTCCCTCGCGGACGAACCCGCGCTGCGCGACTACCACTTGCTGCCGAGCGTGCGCGGCGATCTGCTGCTGCGCCTCGGCCGTACGGCGCAGGCGCGGGCGGCGTTCGAGCGCGCGGCGGCGCTGACGCGCAACGAGCAGGAGCGGGAGCTGCTGCTGAGACGGGCGGCGGACGCCACCCCTTAG
- a CDS encoding LysR family transcriptional regulator, with amino-acid sequence MLEARHLRVLRAVATTGSFSAAARELGCTQPAVSQQMRALETAVGTPLLIRTGRVMRLTQAGEALVRHATGILAGLTAAEEEVAAIAGLRAGRVRLVSFPSGSSTLVPTALAALRAAHPGTRVSLEEAEPPRSVEMLREGECDVALAFRYESAAGAEEWEDLVVRPLLTDRLVGLVPERHRLARAGSPASVAIGDLAAEPWIAGCPRCRGQLVEVCASAGFTPRIDFATDDYPAVVGLVGAGLGVAVLPQLAVESVRPRGVRMVALEPAVRREIVALTLPDLAQVPAVAATLDQLGRAAAGPGRSAP; translated from the coding sequence GTGCTCGAAGCCCGTCATCTCCGCGTCCTGCGCGCCGTCGCCACCACCGGCTCCTTCTCGGCGGCCGCCCGCGAACTGGGCTGCACCCAGCCGGCCGTGAGCCAGCAGATGAGGGCACTGGAGACGGCCGTCGGCACCCCGCTGCTGATCCGCACCGGACGCGTCATGCGGCTGACCCAGGCCGGTGAGGCACTGGTGCGTCACGCCACCGGCATCCTCGCGGGACTCACCGCCGCCGAGGAGGAGGTCGCCGCCATCGCGGGCCTGCGCGCCGGACGGGTCCGGCTCGTCTCCTTCCCCAGCGGCAGCTCCACCCTCGTCCCGACCGCCCTCGCCGCGCTGCGCGCCGCCCACCCCGGCACCCGCGTCTCCCTGGAGGAGGCCGAGCCGCCCAGGTCGGTGGAGATGCTGCGCGAGGGCGAGTGCGACGTGGCCCTCGCCTTCCGGTACGAGAGCGCGGCGGGCGCCGAGGAGTGGGAGGACCTCGTGGTCCGCCCGCTGCTCACGGACCGTCTCGTCGGGCTGGTCCCGGAGCGGCACCGGCTCGCCCGCGCGGGGTCGCCGGCGTCCGTCGCCATCGGCGATCTGGCGGCCGAGCCGTGGATCGCGGGGTGCCCGCGCTGCCGCGGTCAGCTGGTGGAGGTGTGCGCGAGCGCCGGTTTCACCCCGCGCATCGACTTCGCCACCGACGACTATCCGGCGGTCGTCGGCCTGGTCGGCGCCGGTCTCGGCGTGGCGGTCCTGCCCCAGCTCGCCGTGGAGTCCGTACGGCCGCGGGGGGTGCGCATGGTCGCGCTGGAACCGGCGGTGCGCCGCGAGATCGTCGCCCTCACGCTGCCCGACCTCGCCCAGGTGCCGGCCGTCGCCGCGACGCTGGACCAGCTCGGCCGCGCCGCCGCCGGCCCGGGCCGGTCCGCACCGTAG
- a CDS encoding polysaccharide deacetylase family protein: protein MRTPPGARALAAVALATALLAGCAGETAPTASRAGSGQEATRSAKNATHTAQPYRRWGLSDPLPAPPSPPARRLPHRPGGPPPVVHRVPTRDRVVFLTYDDGAEKDPRFVDMVRELRLPVSMFLTDSVVGPGYGHFARLRSVGASIQNHTLDHAALRGLPYAGQRAEICGQQHKLRARFGIRPRLFRPPYGVHDATTLRAAADCGVTAVVLWRAAMEGDGGLTYAKGPARLRPGDIVSVPSGEPAGLSLRERTTRLLREIQKRGLTVGRLEDYV from the coding sequence GTGAGGACGCCGCCGGGGGCACGCGCGCTCGCCGCCGTGGCCCTGGCGACCGCCCTGCTCGCCGGATGCGCGGGGGAGACCGCGCCCACCGCGTCCCGGGCCGGGTCCGGCCAGGAGGCGACGCGCTCGGCGAAGAACGCGACACACACCGCGCAGCCGTACCGCCGCTGGGGCCTGAGCGACCCGCTGCCCGCGCCGCCCTCGCCGCCCGCCCGGCGGCTGCCGCACCGCCCCGGCGGCCCCCCGCCCGTCGTGCACCGCGTCCCCACCCGCGACCGGGTCGTCTTCCTCACCTACGACGACGGCGCCGAGAAGGACCCCCGGTTCGTCGACATGGTCCGCGAACTGCGGCTGCCCGTCAGCATGTTCCTCACCGACAGCGTCGTCGGCCCCGGCTACGGCCACTTCGCGCGGCTGCGCTCGGTCGGCGCGTCCATCCAGAACCACACCCTCGACCACGCCGCCCTGCGCGGGCTGCCGTACGCCGGCCAGCGCGCCGAGATCTGCGGCCAGCAGCACAAGCTGCGCGCCCGCTTCGGCATCCGGCCCCGGCTCTTCCGGCCGCCCTACGGCGTCCACGACGCCACCACGCTGCGCGCCGCCGCCGACTGCGGGGTCACCGCCGTCGTGCTGTGGCGGGCGGCGATGGAGGGCGACGGCGGACTGACGTACGCGAAGGGGCCCGCGCGGCTGCGCCCCGGCGACATCGTCTCCGTGCCGTCCGGGGAGCCGGCCGGGCTGTCGCTGCGCGAGCGCACCACCCGGTTGCTGCGGGAGATCCAGAAGCGCGGCCTGACGGTCGGACGCCTCGAGGACTACGTGTAG
- a CDS encoding SDR family NAD(P)-dependent oxidoreductase: MTTALITGSTAGIGAAFARRLAADGHDLVLVARDTKRLREQATELHDRHGVEAEVLTADLAEDSGIEAVAARLGDRRNPVDLLINNAGFGNKGRYLDVSMADELRMLKVHCEAVLRLTSAAAGAMRERGRGGVVNVASVAAFVPRGTYGASKAWVVQFTQGAARDLAGSGVRLMALCPGFVRTEFHERAGMGTDNIPGWMWLDADKVAATALEDLARGRSLSIPDPRYKVLLGAAKLVPRGVLGTISSRTGRKYGPQ; encoded by the coding sequence ATGACAACGGCATTGATCACGGGATCGACCGCGGGCATCGGCGCCGCGTTCGCGCGTCGGCTGGCCGCCGACGGGCATGACCTCGTCCTGGTGGCCCGGGACACCAAGCGGCTGCGCGAGCAGGCCACGGAACTGCACGACCGGCACGGCGTCGAGGCGGAGGTGCTGACGGCCGACCTCGCCGAGGACTCCGGGATCGAGGCGGTCGCCGCCCGCCTCGGCGACCGCCGCAACCCGGTCGACCTGCTGATCAACAACGCGGGGTTCGGCAACAAGGGCCGCTACCTCGACGTGTCCATGGCCGACGAGCTGCGGATGCTGAAGGTGCACTGCGAGGCGGTGCTGCGGCTGACCTCGGCGGCGGCCGGGGCGATGCGCGAGCGGGGCCGGGGCGGTGTCGTGAACGTGGCCTCGGTGGCGGCGTTCGTGCCGCGCGGGACGTACGGCGCGTCCAAGGCGTGGGTCGTGCAGTTCACCCAGGGGGCGGCGCGGGATCTGGCCGGGAGCGGGGTGCGGCTGATGGCGCTGTGCCCGGGGTTCGTCCGGACCGAGTTCCACGAGCGCGCGGGCATGGGCACGGACAACATCCCCGGGTGGATGTGGCTGGACGCCGACAAAGTGGCGGCCACCGCGCTGGAGGACCTGGCGCGGGGGCGGTCCCTCTCCATCCCCGACCCCCGCTACAAGGTGCTGCTGGGGGCGGCGAAGCTGGTGCCGCGGGGCGTGCTCGGCACGATCTCGTCGCGGACGGGCCGCAAGTACGGTCCGCAGTAG
- a CDS encoding MOSC domain-containing protein, producing MKLLSVNLGRPEAVPYTDHVDGVTGIDKRPVEGPVRVTAPGPKGVGGSGLAGDAVCEKKHHGGDDQAVYAVAREDLDVWERELGRPLRNGVFGENLTTSGLDVSGALIGERWRVGPDLLLEITSGRIPCQTFQGHLGERQWVRRFTAQAAPGAYLRVIEPGEIRAGDAIEIVRRPDHEVTVAFQFRAVTTERALLPRVLAAAEWLHPEAVETARKYVAKHSS from the coding sequence ATGAAGCTTCTGTCAGTGAATCTCGGCCGCCCGGAGGCGGTGCCGTACACGGACCACGTCGACGGTGTGACCGGTATCGACAAGCGCCCCGTCGAGGGCCCGGTGCGGGTGACGGCACCCGGACCGAAGGGAGTCGGCGGAAGCGGCCTCGCCGGGGACGCGGTGTGCGAGAAGAAGCATCACGGCGGCGACGACCAGGCCGTGTACGCGGTGGCGCGCGAGGACCTCGACGTCTGGGAGCGTGAGCTGGGGCGCCCGCTGCGCAACGGCGTGTTCGGCGAGAACCTCACGACCTCCGGGCTCGACGTCTCCGGGGCGCTGATCGGCGAGCGCTGGCGGGTGGGGCCCGATCTGCTCCTCGAGATCACCAGCGGCCGTATCCCGTGCCAGACCTTCCAGGGCCATCTGGGTGAGCGGCAGTGGGTGAGGCGGTTCACCGCGCAGGCCGCGCCGGGGGCGTATCTGCGGGTGATCGAGCCGGGCGAGATCCGCGCGGGCGACGCGATCGAGATCGTCCGCCGGCCCGACCACGAGGTGACGGTGGCGTTCCAGTTCCGGGCGGTCACGACGGAGCGGGCGCTGCTGCCCCGGGTCCTGGCCGCGGCCGAGTGGCTGCACCCGGAGGCGGTGGAGACCGCGAGGAAGTACGTGGCGAAGCACAGCTCCTGA
- the groL gene encoding chaperonin GroEL (60 kDa chaperone family; promotes refolding of misfolded polypeptides especially under stressful conditions; forms two stacked rings of heptamers to form a barrel-shaped 14mer; ends can be capped by GroES; misfolded proteins enter the barrel where they are refolded when GroES binds) encodes MAKILKFDEDARRALERGVNKLADTVKVTIGPKGRNVVIDKKFGAPTITNDGVTIAREVEVEDPYENLGAQLVKEVATKTNDIAGDGTTTATVLAQALVREGLKNVAAGASPAALKKGIDAAVAAVSEELLATARPIDEKSDIAAVAGLSAQDQQVGELIAEAMDKVGKDGVITVEESNTFGLELDFTEGMAFDKGYLSPYFVTDQERMEAVLEDPYILINQGKISSIADLLPLLEKVIQTNSSKPLLIIAEDVEGEALSTLVVNKIRGTFNAVAVKAPGFGDRRKAMLQDMATLTGATVISEEVGLKLDQVGIDVLGSARRVTVTKDDTTIVDGAGKSEDVQGRVAQIKSEIENTDSDWDREKLQERLAKLAGGVCVIKVGAATEVELKEKKHRLEDAISATRAAVEEGIVSGGGSALVHAVKVLEGNLGKTGDEATGVAVVRKAAVEPLRWIAENAGLEGYVITSKVAELDKGQGFNAATGEYGDLVKAGVIDPVKVTRSALENAASIASLLLTTETLVVEKKEEEEPAAAGHSHGHAH; translated from the coding sequence ATGGCGAAGATCCTGAAGTTCGACGAGGACGCCCGTCGCGCCCTCGAGCGCGGCGTCAACAAGCTTGCCGACACGGTCAAGGTGACGATCGGCCCCAAGGGCCGCAACGTCGTCATCGACAAGAAGTTCGGCGCCCCCACCATCACCAACGACGGCGTGACCATCGCCCGTGAGGTCGAGGTCGAGGACCCGTACGAGAACCTCGGTGCCCAGCTGGTGAAGGAGGTGGCGACCAAGACCAACGACATCGCGGGTGACGGCACCACCACCGCCACCGTGCTCGCCCAGGCGCTCGTGCGCGAGGGCCTGAAGAACGTCGCCGCCGGCGCCTCCCCGGCCGCCCTGAAGAAGGGCATCGACGCGGCCGTCGCGGCCGTCTCCGAGGAGCTCCTCGCGACCGCGCGCCCGATCGACGAGAAGTCCGACATCGCCGCCGTCGCCGGTCTGTCCGCCCAGGACCAGCAGGTCGGCGAGCTCATCGCCGAGGCGATGGACAAGGTCGGCAAGGACGGTGTCATCACCGTCGAGGAGTCCAACACCTTCGGTCTTGAGCTGGACTTCACCGAGGGCATGGCCTTCGACAAGGGCTACCTGTCCCCGTACTTCGTGACGGACCAGGAGCGCATGGAGGCCGTCCTGGAGGACCCGTACATCCTCATCAACCAGGGCAAGATCTCCTCCATCGCCGACCTGCTGCCGCTGCTGGAGAAGGTCATCCAGACCAACTCCTCCAAGCCGCTGCTGATCATCGCCGAGGACGTCGAGGGCGAGGCCCTGTCGACCCTGGTCGTGAACAAGATCCGCGGCACCTTCAACGCGGTCGCGGTCAAGGCCCCGGGCTTCGGTGACCGCCGCAAGGCGATGCTGCAGGACATGGCGACCCTCACCGGCGCCACCGTCATCTCCGAGGAGGTCGGCCTCAAGCTCGACCAGGTCGGCATCGACGTGCTGGGCTCCGCCCGCCGCGTCACCGTCACCAAGGACGACACCACCATCGTCGACGGCGCCGGCAAGTCCGAGGACGTCCAGGGCCGCGTCGCCCAGATCAAGTCCGAGATCGAGAACACCGACTCCGACTGGGACCGCGAGAAGCTCCAGGAGCGCCTCGCGAAGCTGGCCGGCGGCGTGTGCGTGATCAAGGTCGGCGCCGCCACCGAGGTGGAGCTGAAGGAGAAGAAGCACCGTCTGGAGGACGCCATCTCCGCGACCCGCGCCGCGGTCGAGGAGGGCATCGTCTCCGGTGGTGGCTCCGCGCTCGTCCACGCCGTGAAGGTCCTCGAGGGCAACCTCGGCAAGACCGGCGACGAGGCCACCGGTGTCGCCGTGGTCCGCAAGGCCGCCGTCGAGCCGCTGCGCTGGATCGCCGAGAACGCCGGCCTCGAGGGCTACGTCATCACCTCGAAGGTCGCCGAGCTCGACAAGGGCCAGGGCTTCAACGCCGCCACCGGCGAGTACGGCGACCTGGTCAAGGCCGGCGTCATCGACCCGGTCAAGGTCACCCGTTCCGCCCTGGAGAACGCCGCCTCCATCGCCTCCCTCCTCCTCACGACCGAGACCCTGGTCGTCGAGAAGAAGGAAGAGGAAGAGCCGGCCGCCGCAGGCCACAGCCACGGCCACGCCCACTAG
- a CDS encoding ester cyclase: MTFVQLIDCRTDRFDEMNRLMDKWVEQTKGKRTATHDVIGRDRSDGSHFVEIVEFPSYDEAMRNSHLPETGRIYEEMVALCDGPPVFTDLDVVRDEQLNVLVARAFFTAMGRTPPDRIVARLTDDYVDHDPSYPRPVRGRDGIRAVLEGWYGAFDFTFRVDDQMAEDDRVCSRWTWTAHHKGEFLGVPATGQDVSMQGMTWQRFREGRMCESHWMYDRAGLMEQLGVLGE, encoded by the coding sequence ATGACCTTCGTACAGCTCATCGACTGCAGGACGGACCGGTTCGACGAGATGAACCGGCTGATGGACAAGTGGGTCGAGCAGACCAAGGGGAAGCGGACGGCCACGCACGACGTCATCGGCCGGGACCGCTCCGACGGCTCGCACTTCGTGGAGATCGTGGAGTTCCCGTCGTACGACGAGGCGATGCGCAACTCGCACCTCCCGGAGACCGGCCGGATCTACGAGGAGATGGTGGCGCTGTGCGACGGGCCACCGGTCTTCACCGATCTGGACGTGGTGCGCGACGAGCAGCTGAACGTCCTGGTCGCGCGGGCCTTCTTCACGGCGATGGGCCGCACGCCCCCGGACCGGATCGTCGCTCGGCTGACGGACGACTACGTGGACCACGACCCGTCCTACCCGCGCCCCGTCCGGGGCCGCGACGGGATCCGCGCGGTGCTGGAGGGCTGGTACGGCGCCTTCGACTTCACGTTCCGCGTCGACGACCAGATGGCGGAGGACGACCGGGTGTGCAGCCGCTGGACCTGGACCGCCCACCACAAGGGCGAGTTCCTGGGCGTTCCGGCGACCGGCCAGGACGTGAGCATGCAGGGCATGACCTGGCAGCGCTTCCGCGAGGGCCGCATGTGCGAGAGCCACTGGATGTACGACCGCGCGGGTCTGATGGAACAACTGGGGGTACTCGGCGAATGA
- a CDS encoding WhiB family transcriptional regulator — MADFSRLPGPNADLWDWQLLAACRGVDSSLFFHPEGERGAARSARENSAKEVCMRCPVRAQCAAHALAVREPYGVWGGLTEDEREELMGRARNRLVSASTTGGDAGPDR; from the coding sequence ATGGCAGATTTCTCCCGCCTTCCCGGACCGAACGCGGACCTGTGGGACTGGCAGCTGCTGGCTGCATGTCGCGGGGTGGACAGCTCGCTCTTCTTCCATCCGGAGGGCGAGCGCGGGGCGGCCCGGAGCGCTCGAGAGAACTCGGCCAAGGAGGTCTGCATGAGGTGCCCCGTGCGCGCACAGTGCGCGGCGCACGCGCTGGCGGTACGCGAACCGTACGGCGTATGGGGCGGCTTGACCGAGGACGAGCGCGAAGAGCTCATGGGGCGGGCACGCAACCGGCTGGTGTCGGCGTCGACCACCGGCGGGGACGCGGGTCCCGACCGCTGA
- a CDS encoding polysaccharide deacetylase family protein, producing MRLVVQNDKKGRLRLRGARLQGARLRRARLRGVVAVLAAAAIASGCAQGGIAGQPGGGSPAAGPVPSRSADAPASRPQGTRPPDSTRRPDGTRAPDGRRPQSAQQAHAARVAAARRWRLARVPLVPPPPPRSKPEITTRKGFEVDGHEELGLPPVFTTVPTTRKVVFLTIDDGAEKDPAFLRMMSDLKVPYTAFLSDYVIKDDYGYFERMRRTGTGLHNHTLHHRYLPALSYRRQQYEICGMQDVMEERYGERPALFRPPFGNYDRDTLRAAKSCGVRYVPLWNEEVFVDHWEYREWDRKIRPGDIVLSHFRGRGEWKGTMPDMIRRFLDKVTAEGFAVARLEDYL from the coding sequence ATGCGACTTGTAGTACAAAATGACAAAAAGGGACGGCTTCGGCTTCGGGGGGCGCGGCTCCAGGGAGCGCGGCTTCGGCGGGCGCGGCTCCGGGGAGTCGTCGCCGTGCTCGCCGCCGCGGCCATCGCCTCGGGGTGTGCGCAGGGCGGTATCGCCGGTCAGCCGGGCGGCGGTTCCCCGGCCGCGGGTCCCGTCCCGAGCCGGTCGGCCGACGCTCCCGCGTCGCGTCCGCAGGGCACGCGCCCGCCGGACAGCACGCGCAGGCCGGACGGCACTCGCGCCCCCGACGGCCGGCGGCCGCAGTCGGCGCAGCAGGCCCATGCCGCCCGGGTCGCCGCCGCCCGGCGCTGGCGGCTCGCCCGTGTCCCGCTCGTGCCCCCGCCACCGCCCAGGTCCAAGCCGGAGATCACCACCCGCAAGGGCTTCGAGGTCGACGGCCACGAGGAGCTGGGCCTCCCGCCGGTCTTCACGACCGTCCCCACGACCCGGAAGGTCGTCTTCCTGACCATCGACGACGGCGCCGAGAAGGACCCGGCGTTCCTGCGCATGATGAGCGACCTGAAGGTGCCGTACACCGCCTTCCTCAGCGACTACGTGATCAAGGACGACTACGGCTACTTCGAGCGGATGCGGCGCACGGGCACGGGCCTGCACAACCACACCCTCCACCACCGCTATCTGCCCGCCCTGTCCTACCGCCGCCAGCAGTACGAGATCTGCGGCATGCAGGACGTCATGGAGGAGCGCTACGGCGAGCGCCCCGCGCTGTTCCGGCCGCCCTTCGGCAACTACGACCGCGACACCCTGCGCGCCGCCAAGTCCTGCGGCGTGCGGTACGTCCCCCTGTGGAACGAGGAGGTCTTCGTCGACCACTGGGAGTACCGGGAGTGGGACCGGAAGATCCGTCCGGGTGACATCGTGCTCAGTCACTTCCGGGGCCGGGGCGAGTGGAAGGGCACAATGCCCGACATGATCCGCAGGTTCCTGGACAAGGTCACGGCCGAGGGGTTCGCGGTGGCCCGGCTGGAGGACTACCTGTGA
- a CDS encoding response regulator transcription factor, translated as MTSVLVCDDSPLAREALRRAVATVPGVERVTTAANGEEVLRRWGADRSDLILMDVRMPGLGGVETVRRLLSADPGARIIMLTVAEDLDGVALAVAAGARGYLHKDASRAELRATVTQALADPTWRLAPRRLRSAEMGAAPTLTAREIQVLEGMSHGRSNAEIGRELFLSEDTVKTHARRLFKKLGASDRAHAVALGFRWGLVR; from the coding sequence ATGACATCCGTCCTCGTCTGCGACGACTCCCCGCTTGCCCGAGAGGCGCTCCGCCGCGCGGTCGCGACCGTGCCCGGTGTCGAGCGCGTGACGACGGCGGCCAACGGCGAGGAAGTCCTCCGCCGCTGGGGCGCCGACCGCTCGGACCTGATCCTGATGGACGTGCGCATGCCCGGTCTGGGCGGCGTGGAGACCGTACGGCGGCTGCTGTCCGCCGACCCCGGTGCGCGCATCATCATGCTCACCGTCGCCGAGGATCTGGACGGCGTGGCCCTCGCGGTCGCCGCCGGTGCCCGCGGCTATCTGCACAAGGACGCCTCGCGCGCCGAGCTGCGGGCCACGGTCACCCAGGCGCTGGCCGACCCGACATGGCGGCTCGCCCCGCGCCGGCTGCGCTCCGCCGAGATGGGCGCCGCCCCGACGCTCACCGCGCGTGAGATCCAGGTGCTCGAGGGCATGAGCCACGGCCGCTCCAACGCCGAGATCGGCCGTGAGCTCTTCCTGTCCGAGGACACCGTTAAGACCCACGCCCGCCGGCTCTTCAAGAAGCTCGGCGCCTCGGACCGGGCCCACGCCGTGGCGCTCGGGTTCCGGTGGGGCCTGGTGCGCTGA